A genome region from Armatimonadota bacterium includes the following:
- a CDS encoding type II secretion system protein yields MTLVEVLVVIGIMVILATMVVPIFSTLQSRQQVSVCANNLRMIGQALLMYRADHMGFPPDAGEWLVAPNPPQPGTHGLGLAQLYYAFWAYEQAGPLDYVIPPANYLTGARALHCPRALADRPDFGDWPYLGGYNVYDWNYRRDRSSVWPEQGLRNLKQPFPPDNTVVTWCPMHRAIPPADRTDLGDLRRNDQDLVLWADGSVSRMPSRYDQYKAEQPR; encoded by the coding sequence ATGACCCTGGTTGAGGTGCTGGTTGTCATCGGCATCATGGTCATCCTGGCGACGATGGTGGTGCCCATCTTCAGCACCCTGCAGTCCCGGCAGCAGGTGAGCGTGTGCGCCAACAACCTGAGGATGATCGGCCAGGCGCTGCTCATGTACCGCGCCGACCACATGGGATTCCCGCCCGATGCCGGAGAATGGTTGGTCGCACCGAATCCGCCGCAGCCGGGCACGCACGGGCTGGGGCTGGCGCAGCTCTACTATGCGTTCTGGGCCTATGAACAGGCGGGGCCGCTGGACTACGTCATACCGCCGGCCAACTACCTGACCGGCGCGCGCGCCCTGCACTGCCCGCGCGCCCTCGCCGACCGCCCCGACTTCGGCGACTGGCCCTATCTGGGAGGTTACAACGTTTACGACTGGAATTACCGGCGTGATCGCTCGAGCGTCTGGCCCGAGCAGGGCCTGCGCAACCTGAAGCAGCCGTTCCCGCCCGACAACACGGTCGTCACCTGGTGCCCCATGCATCGGGCGATCCCGCCGGCGGACCGCACCGACCTGGGCGACCTGCGCCGCAACGATCAGGACCTGGTGCTGTGGGCCGACGGCAGCGTCAGCCGCATGCCGTCACGCTACGACCAGTACAAGGCAGAGCAGCCGCGTTAG
- a CDS encoding type II secretion system protein: MRKLNSQSGQALIMAVLVMLIVAVLAALFLAVIVSQLRQAQRQSFSVALQEIATAGLNYAHYNMLEGPEGADWRPDPNPGTFDYGDGEFRLTVTYEPQAGDPYSRYIKLESVAALKGNPFLQRRMVGYQPILITDFIRFVANGEKNPLPASLGASVRMYLYDAPPAPWPGRLYKTVIDGPIRVNSDLAWHGDVQVNLSSNRGDNIAVAGDISHDMVPRWNETTQLWDGPSSQVLVAIDGGAPRSVLPSQSAAFDTLGGFYRDGRQQPDINSDPRWVRYLDAPALDAARYLALTRDSGTWIDGAGPYAGRQVNTGWCGYGKGLYINNPEHIKHNHDYEQMRSEWMDPGFGGSPDAVVLELLPGAPGGSPPPRIRLTWRGAGAGFRNRRGELIGAGPLDLPFPENGVIYAAGDVAVKGMLPPRVGSPARYYDQESYAFPNDPLGQSWTPVDDTNRHYHLTVVSGGNVFIEGNVLGPEAAGLPGASAATDTKLALLARDSVVFNTPALQQVLQPATQVVVEDTPWYEVRPGQPLDVVVTTASMDPVQIYLKHSGQPNVYLPVGRAGAAKMQVLINGVPYSWEIGGLPVYDGATNYFLFVPPPIESYNNETNAVYPVQESIPNVSFGANKRITFTPLAIGEPHIVRFRVTDDSQRFYWVRDIRARVDVEIDAAIYAEHGSWFVIPGSFFNPPPPDPGSDPMGSPAPGEPLDIRITVLGAVAENRTAPLADAMDWVAKWRGANAGWLPTSANYDPDLGISRYTLRYLYDESLCRGLIANEPGGPPRLPKLPVSPAMIAWGERI, translated from the coding sequence ATGCGAAAACTGAATAGCCAATCCGGCCAGGCGCTGATCATGGCGGTCCTGGTGATGCTGATCGTCGCGGTGCTGGCGGCGCTGTTCCTGGCCGTCATCGTTTCGCAGTTGCGCCAGGCCCAGCGGCAGTCATTCAGCGTCGCCCTGCAAGAGATCGCTACGGCGGGGCTGAACTACGCGCACTACAACATGCTGGAGGGCCCGGAGGGGGCGGACTGGCGCCCCGACCCCAACCCCGGAACCTTCGACTACGGCGACGGAGAATTCCGCCTCACCGTCACTTACGAGCCCCAGGCGGGCGACCCCTACTCCCGCTACATCAAGCTCGAGAGCGTGGCCGCGCTCAAGGGCAACCCCTTCTTGCAGCGGCGCATGGTGGGCTATCAACCCATTCTCATCACCGACTTCATCCGCTTCGTCGCCAACGGCGAGAAGAATCCACTGCCCGCCTCGCTCGGCGCCAGCGTCAGGATGTACCTCTACGACGCCCCGCCGGCGCCGTGGCCCGGGCGCCTCTACAAGACAGTGATAGACGGGCCCATCCGCGTCAACAGCGACCTCGCCTGGCACGGCGATGTCCAGGTCAACCTGTCGTCCAACCGCGGCGACAACATCGCGGTGGCCGGCGACATCTCCCACGACATGGTGCCGCGGTGGAATGAGACTACGCAGCTTTGGGACGGCCCGTCGTCGCAGGTGCTGGTGGCGATTGACGGTGGGGCGCCGCGGTCGGTGCTGCCGAGCCAATCCGCGGCCTTCGACACCCTCGGCGGGTTCTACCGCGACGGACGCCAGCAACCCGACATCAACAGCGATCCCCGCTGGGTGCGCTACCTGGATGCTCCCGCCCTCGATGCCGCCCGCTACCTCGCCCTCACCCGCGACTCGGGCACCTGGATTGACGGCGCGGGGCCCTATGCCGGACGGCAGGTCAACACCGGCTGGTGCGGCTACGGCAAGGGCCTCTACATCAACAACCCCGAGCACATCAAGCACAACCACGACTACGAGCAGATGCGCTCGGAGTGGATGGACCCCGGCTTCGGCGGCAGCCCCGACGCGGTGGTACTGGAGTTGCTGCCGGGCGCGCCCGGCGGCAGCCCGCCGCCTAGAATTCGCCTCACCTGGCGCGGCGCGGGAGCGGGCTTCCGCAACCGGCGGGGCGAGCTCATCGGCGCGGGGCCGCTCGATTTGCCGTTCCCCGAGAACGGGGTCATCTATGCGGCGGGCGATGTCGCGGTCAAGGGCATGCTGCCGCCGCGCGTGGGGTCACCCGCGCGCTACTATGACCAGGAATCATATGCGTTTCCCAACGACCCGCTCGGCCAGTCGTGGACGCCGGTGGACGACACCAATCGCCACTACCACCTGACCGTCGTCTCCGGCGGCAACGTCTTCATCGAGGGCAACGTGCTGGGCCCGGAGGCAGCGGGGCTACCGGGTGCGAGCGCGGCGACCGACACCAAGCTGGCGCTGCTGGCGCGCGACTCGGTGGTCTTCAATACCCCCGCCTTGCAGCAGGTGCTGCAGCCCGCGACCCAAGTCGTGGTCGAGGACACGCCGTGGTACGAGGTGCGCCCCGGTCAGCCGCTGGATGTGGTGGTCACGACCGCGAGCATGGATCCGGTGCAGATCTACCTCAAGCACAGCGGCCAGCCCAACGTCTATCTGCCGGTGGGGCGCGCGGGCGCCGCCAAGATGCAGGTGTTGATCAACGGCGTCCCCTATAGCTGGGAGATCGGCGGCCTGCCCGTCTATGACGGCGCCACCAACTACTTCCTGTTCGTCCCGCCTCCGATCGAGAGCTATAACAACGAAACCAATGCCGTCTATCCGGTGCAGGAATCCATCCCCAACGTCAGCTTCGGCGCCAACAAGCGCATCACGTTCACCCCGCTCGCCATCGGCGAGCCGCACATCGTCCGCTTCCGCGTGACCGACGACAGCCAACGCTTCTACTGGGTGCGCGACATCCGGGCGCGCGTGGACGTCGAGATTGATGCCGCCATCTACGCCGAGCACGGAAGCTGGTTCGTCATCCCCGGCAGCTTCTTCAATCCCCCTCCCCCGGACCCGGGGAGCGATCCCATGGGTAGTCCAGCGCCCGGCGAGCCGCTCGACATCCGCATCACCGTGCTCGGCGCCGTCGCCGAGAATCGCACCGCCCCCCTGGCCGACGCCATGGACTGGGTCGCCAAGTGGCGCGGCGCCAACGCCGGCTGGCTACCGACCAGCGCCAACTACGACCCCGACCTCGGCATCAGCCGCTATACATTGCGCTATCTCTACGACGAGTCGCTGTGCCGCGGGCTCATCGCCAATGAGCCCGGCGGCCCGCCGCGCCTGCCCAAGCTGCCGGTAAGCCCGGCCATGATCGCCTGGGGGGAACGGATATAG
- a CDS encoding prepilin-type N-terminal cleavage/methylation domain-containing protein, which translates to MGARYRDTRVCGSLVPRRLRQAPRGRSGFTLIELLVVIGIIAVLAAIIMPVYARAIEKAHQATCIANMHAIAAAARMYQQDYRAFPPPYDPVSGFGGISALYPDYVTNVKALRCPDDPTPLGEYMVLYATMKTTVDEPGTGPATYTGPTILEWGDPNYGKSWNDGTINEATRLRNFREHYSSYNCMPQVNPDQLPAGPPVGDGTADTRYQLYNYYGLTTDGLAHLAAADAQAEYTAVPRVRDYPTSSAKFAGLYQRWAPDETIITHCPYHRSYFGRESAWQDNVVRIGGDADFTRISSYDWVNQPPQ; encoded by the coding sequence CCGCGGGCGCAGCGGCTTCACGCTCATCGAGCTGCTGGTGGTCATCGGCATCATCGCCGTGCTCGCGGCCATCATCATGCCGGTTTACGCCAGGGCCATAGAAAAGGCGCACCAGGCTACGTGCATCGCCAACATGCATGCCATCGCCGCCGCCGCCAGGATGTACCAGCAGGACTATCGCGCCTTCCCGCCCCCCTACGATCCCGTCAGCGGCTTCGGCGGCATCAGCGCGCTCTACCCGGATTACGTGACCAACGTCAAGGCCCTGCGCTGCCCGGACGACCCGACACCCCTGGGCGAATACATGGTGCTCTACGCGACCATGAAGACGACAGTGGACGAGCCCGGCACGGGCCCTGCGACCTACACCGGGCCGACGATCCTGGAGTGGGGAGATCCCAACTACGGCAAATCCTGGAATGACGGTACCATTAACGAAGCGACCCGGCTGCGCAACTTCCGCGAGCACTACAGCAGCTACAACTGCATGCCCCAGGTCAACCCCGACCAATTGCCGGCCGGGCCGCCCGTGGGCGACGGCACGGCGGACACCCGCTACCAGCTCTACAACTACTACGGCCTCACCACCGACGGCCTCGCCCACCTGGCGGCGGCGGACGCCCAGGCGGAGTACACCGCCGTCCCCCGCGTACGCGACTACCCCACGTCGTCCGCGAAATTCGCGGGGCTCTACCAACGCTGGGCGCCGGACGAGACCATCATCACCCACTGCCCGTACCATCGCAGCTACTTCGGTCGTGAATCCGCCTGGCAGGATAACGTCGTCCGCATCGGCGGCGATGCGGACTTCACGCGCATCTCGAGCTACGACTGGGTGAACCAGCCGCCGCAGTAG
- a CDS encoding type II secretion system protein → MTAKPCGRRAVRGACAGFTLIEILVTLFLIVVMLALVGYPVLTGMAYMEKGVARADALSAARLALDAMTRELAEAMYVFDPPADGGFVAFLPTVSSSQGAAPIEPQAAAVRYWRALRDPRSAYAPFYQPDADPVNPYYLARTEIPDPTRRDDPWNDSGEALPRAAFWYADGYSYNGTWPTAQPGYPWLEAVSLYPVPPDSNQQQRRRWYGERAVGLTPDDWDYDVPVASFSPEPVTEEALLPAVGGFPRDYSRYRARYPLWVNFAQWDPAAAAFREMGRIKIYAGSPRVLAYQTAVDSANGEVWVEDAVGTPLYDLASYPLRDVNDPGPAQFAFGVDYDRGQVQFDFPANDVAVASALDMYIYELPRVRATTDLDPDPARDSRRLVAGSVTVWVETSGGEITYYQQVDPMPATPASIGPNHYAVDGIRIVFDSDGGEYPAATDTVHVRYRYRNNLGSQLVVASYATKAVINISLIVSKRDIAARTPPASRQDATLVAKVKLKNIPR, encoded by the coding sequence GTGACCGCAAAGCCCTGCGGTCGCAGAGCAGTAAGAGGAGCTTGCGCCGGCTTCACCCTGATCGAGATCCTGGTCACCCTTTTTCTCATCGTGGTGATGCTGGCGCTGGTCGGCTATCCGGTGCTGACCGGCATGGCCTACATGGAAAAGGGGGTCGCGCGCGCCGACGCGCTGTCCGCGGCGCGCCTGGCGCTTGACGCGATGACGCGCGAGCTGGCGGAGGCGATGTACGTGTTCGATCCCCCTGCCGATGGGGGGTTCGTCGCATTCCTGCCGACAGTCAGTTCGTCCCAGGGAGCGGCCCCCATCGAGCCGCAGGCGGCGGCGGTCCGCTACTGGCGGGCGCTGCGCGATCCGCGCAGCGCCTACGCGCCCTTCTATCAACCGGACGCGGACCCGGTCAACCCCTACTACCTGGCGCGCACGGAAATCCCCGATCCGACCAGGCGCGATGATCCGTGGAACGACTCCGGCGAGGCGCTGCCGCGGGCGGCATTCTGGTACGCGGACGGGTATTCCTACAACGGCACGTGGCCGACCGCCCAGCCCGGCTATCCGTGGCTGGAGGCGGTGAGCCTGTATCCGGTGCCGCCGGACAGCAACCAGCAGCAGCGCCGCCGCTGGTACGGCGAGCGCGCGGTGGGCCTGACGCCGGACGACTGGGACTACGACGTGCCGGTCGCGTCGTTCTCCCCGGAGCCGGTAACCGAGGAAGCGCTGCTGCCGGCGGTCGGCGGCTTCCCGCGCGACTACAGCCGCTACCGGGCGCGCTACCCGCTGTGGGTCAACTTCGCGCAGTGGGATCCCGCCGCCGCCGCGTTCCGGGAGATGGGCCGCATCAAGATCTACGCGGGCAGCCCGCGGGTCCTCGCCTACCAGACCGCGGTGGACAGCGCCAACGGCGAGGTGTGGGTCGAGGACGCGGTGGGGACACCGCTGTACGACCTCGCCTCCTACCCGCTGCGTGATGTCAACGACCCCGGCCCGGCGCAGTTCGCCTTCGGCGTTGACTACGACCGCGGGCAGGTTCAGTTCGACTTTCCGGCGAACGACGTCGCGGTCGCCAGCGCCCTCGACATGTACATATACGAACTGCCGAGGGTGCGGGCGACGACCGATCTCGACCCCGATCCGGCCCGGGATTCGCGGCGCCTCGTCGCCGGCTCCGTCACCGTGTGGGTCGAGACCAGCGGGGGCGAGATCACCTACTATCAGCAGGTGGACCCCATGCCGGCCACCCCGGCGAGCATCGGCCCCAACCACTACGCCGTGGATGGCATCCGCATCGTCTTCGACTCCGACGGCGGCGAGTACCCCGCCGCCACCGACACCGTCCACGTCCGCTACCGCTATCGCAACAATCTGGGCAGCCAACTGGTAGTGGCAAGCTATGCGACCAAGGCGGTTATCAACATTAGTCTCATCGTCAGCAAGCGCGACATCGCGGCGCGCACGCCGCCGGCGTCGCGTCAGGACGCGACGCTGGTGGCCAAGGTCAAGCTGAAGAACATCCCGCGGTGA
- a CDS encoding prepilin-type N-terminal cleavage/methylation domain-containing protein codes for MTARQSPGFTLVEVLVALVILLIGAYAALRLFPAGFAAIERSRQESIASRLADREIQRWRLAAGSLPEAIVWADSSSASLQYRPDYDPDDLRPKATNPNWEPDSVYLPRTIIGEMLPIGDVETAGAIRVPLCRLRFGPLEHLYDNPADGDPLFIYTTRYQRVDRVGFLLDATAPSPRDWERYYIDYDQGAISFDYVPSAAGGGYDRKFRVEFTYLTATGQGEERQVEMTDTTQLITVPAGWDTTPTGTALGQGPMSLWPVTQTIAPGGAVRDAAGTTVTITTMAPHEFTSGQKVIIAGLTPASFNGTFGPITVPPGPNPTTFDYAQAGTPSETGGGGTAGPLPADFEGVVPLSERIHQAFIFDGVGAAAPTGPAHFRLDQDIASPDAHLLCHPADAGRTVNVDYRVRDWQILTEERSPDTEMRIHLAVSPIKSGAYLNPPRQPARNRLLPGDDDMVIILDTETGARLDYVEGTPASSDFTVDYGNGVISFTAGDGSPPEPAGGRTYRIYYRGEMDWTVQPMKAAADYAVMVSATPGYRSAVWTAGTNLLDFGRSEVGKSVVASYYMYADAPANTNPRAVVGELHRIALAGDSARVQLAHDAAWGDLRIQGASMRARVLWAGRGRTRATGGEESPERWRSAVVETFLRR; via the coding sequence ATGACGGCAAGACAGTCACCGGGCTTCACCCTGGTCGAGGTGCTGGTGGCGCTGGTGATCCTGCTCATCGGCGCCTACGCGGCGCTGCGCCTGTTCCCGGCCGGGTTCGCGGCCATCGAGCGCAGCCGCCAGGAATCCATCGCCTCCCGCCTCGCCGACCGCGAGATCCAGCGCTGGCGCCTCGCCGCCGGCAGTCTGCCCGAGGCTATCGTCTGGGCCGACAGCTCCAGCGCCAGCCTCCAGTACAGACCCGACTACGATCCCGACGACCTGCGCCCCAAGGCCACCAACCCCAACTGGGAGCCCGACAGCGTGTACCTGCCGCGCACGATCATCGGCGAGATGCTGCCGATCGGCGATGTCGAAACCGCAGGCGCCATCCGCGTGCCGCTGTGCCGCCTGCGCTTCGGCCCCCTGGAGCACCTCTACGACAACCCGGCGGACGGCGATCCGCTGTTCATCTACACCACCCGCTATCAGCGGGTGGATCGAGTGGGCTTCCTGCTCGATGCTACCGCCCCCAGTCCCAGGGACTGGGAACGCTACTACATTGACTACGACCAGGGCGCCATCAGCTTCGATTACGTGCCCAGCGCCGCCGGCGGCGGCTACGACCGCAAGTTTCGGGTCGAGTTCACGTATCTGACCGCCACCGGCCAGGGCGAAGAGCGACAGGTCGAGATGACGGACACGACGCAGTTGATTACCGTGCCCGCCGGGTGGGACACCACCCCGACCGGCACGGCCCTCGGCCAGGGGCCGATGTCGCTGTGGCCGGTGACGCAGACCATCGCTCCCGGCGGCGCTGTGCGCGACGCCGCCGGCACCACAGTCACCATCACCACCATGGCGCCCCACGAGTTCACCAGCGGGCAGAAGGTCATCATCGCCGGCTTGACCCCGGCCAGCTTCAACGGCACCTTCGGCCCGATTACCGTGCCGCCCGGCCCCAATCCGACCACGTTTGACTATGCGCAGGCCGGGACGCCCAGTGAAACCGGCGGCGGCGGCACCGCCGGTCCGCTGCCGGCGGACTTCGAGGGGGTGGTGCCGCTGAGCGAGCGCATACACCAGGCCTTCATCTTCGACGGCGTCGGCGCCGCGGCGCCCACCGGGCCCGCCCACTTCCGCCTCGACCAAGACATCGCGTCGCCCGATGCCCACCTGCTGTGCCACCCCGCTGACGCCGGGCGCACGGTCAACGTGGACTATCGCGTGCGCGACTGGCAGATCCTGACGGAAGAGCGGAGTCCCGACACGGAGATGCGCATTCACCTCGCGGTCTCGCCGATCAAGTCCGGCGCCTACCTCAACCCGCCGCGCCAGCCGGCGCGCAATCGCCTCCTCCCCGGCGACGACGACATGGTCATTATCTTGGATACCGAGACCGGCGCCCGTCTCGACTACGTGGAGGGCACCCCGGCGAGTTCAGACTTCACCGTTGACTACGGCAACGGCGTTATCAGCTTCACCGCGGGCGACGGCTCGCCGCCCGAGCCCGCCGGCGGGCGCACCTACCGCATCTACTACCGCGGCGAGATGGACTGGACGGTGCAGCCGATGAAGGCGGCCGCCGACTATGCGGTGATGGTCAGCGCGACGCCGGGCTATCGCTCGGCGGTGTGGACCGCGGGCACCAACTTGCTGGACTTCGGTCGCTCCGAGGTCGGCAAGAGCGTGGTTGCCAGCTACTATATGTACGCCGACGCGCCCGCCAACACCAACCCGCGCGCGGTGGTCGGCGAGCTGCATCGGATCGCGCTCGCCGGCGACAGCGCGCGCGTGCAGCTCGCCCATGACGCGGCGTGGGGCGACCTCCGCATTCAGGGCGCGAGCATGCGCGCGCGCGTGTTGTGGGCCGGACGCGGGAGGACGCGCGCGACGGGCGGGGAAGAATCACCGGAGAGGTGGCGCTCGGCGGTGGTCGAGACCTTCCTGCGGCGCTAG
- a CDS encoding transposase, with the protein MIERAVECPKRKQLRLPGHDYGEPGHAYSLTVCARRGASPFRHRTLAQEAVATLQSLEALSGVKVFAYCVMPDHVHLVCWAGDGADSIPSFIRRFKSFVSHAGRRLGHSGQLWQRSYYDHVIRRAEDLGEICTYVIENPVRRGMVQEVGEYPFAGMPNPDADRSGMDPAPTGWSEVGADLLIGPEGKGRAGMEPGPYGDDT; encoded by the coding sequence ATGATTGAACGGGCCGTGGAATGCCCGAAGCGCAAGCAACTTCGGTTGCCCGGACATGACTATGGCGAGCCCGGTCATGCCTATTCCCTGACCGTTTGCGCACGGCGGGGAGCGTCGCCTTTTCGCCATCGGACACTGGCGCAAGAGGCGGTGGCGACCCTGCAGTCCCTGGAGGCTCTCAGCGGCGTCAAGGTATTCGCATACTGCGTGATGCCGGACCACGTTCATTTGGTATGCTGGGCGGGGGATGGTGCGGATTCCATTCCCTCGTTCATTCGCAGGTTCAAGTCGTTTGTGAGCCACGCTGGCCGCAGGCTCGGTCACAGCGGGCAGCTGTGGCAGCGTTCGTACTACGACCACGTCATACGCAGGGCTGAGGATCTGGGCGAGATCTGTACGTACGTAATCGAGAATCCGGTGCGGCGGGGGATGGTGCAGGAGGTTGGCGAATACCCTTTTGCCGGGATGCCGAATCCCGACGCGGACAGGTCGGGGATGGACCCGGCCCCTACGGGATGGTCGGAGGTAGGGGCCGATCTCCTGATTGGCCCGGAGGGGAAGGGACGGGCCGGGATGGAACCCGGCCCCTACGGAGATGACACGTAA